A part of Candidatus Binatia bacterium genomic DNA contains:
- a CDS encoding glycerol-3-phosphate 1-O-acyltransferase — MAESSAATAAPTTPTHDARQRLPNEPSWPASNGHRVVFLLDASSRLERRLLEDWIERHRPAGATYEVVDIPPSRRRRRRIDGRLESCVASEGDPLMAPLRVAWERKKVDGVRENPLRELLTVGDPRDPGPLRQHVILRRHPERCMIVAAEPAPLSALRERWRQAGGFDPTHTTGLADFVWRQATLALERAERRLRGARYKVPKLVHEDILARPAFRAGVARLARETGKSEATVEREARRYLREIAATHSPHVIDLTAHLIHLLYTQAYGEALHYDRERLRELYGLTQRYPVVFLPSHKSNLDHLVLQYALHENGHPPNHTAGGINMNFFPVGPLVRRSGVFFIRRTFKDNPVYKFVLRQYIDYLIEKRFSLEWYIEGGRSRSGKMLPPRLGLLAYVVDAYRRGKAEDVFLIPVSIAYDQIQDVGDYVAEQRGAAKQKESFGWFLKILRSLRRRFGDIHINFGEPLSLRAALGLPEPGTEPNPDEQSLALQKLAFEVAVRINRVTPITPTSLVTLALLGVGDRALTLAEVCDVLRDLLVYVCKRRLPMTEEHALDTPEDVRRALGALVESGVVACFDEGPEAVYVIGPDQHLTAAYYRNTIIHFFVNAAIVELSLLHAAERDVEDACAEFYEEALRLRDLLKFEFFFSEKDAFRAELAQELALHDPAWEQELAIGGAEVRGLLRKIQPLVAHRVLRPFLEAYQVVGDALTRLAPDAPFDEDEFLKDCLALGKQYQLQRRIRSAESVSRVLFQTALSLARNRDLVDSSGPDLAGRRAVFAEEIRGAIRRVDAIDAMDAARRAGFAD, encoded by the coding sequence ATGGCGGAGAGCAGCGCGGCAACGGCGGCGCCGACGACGCCGACGCACGACGCGAGGCAGCGGCTTCCGAACGAGCCCTCGTGGCCGGCGTCGAACGGGCACCGCGTGGTCTTTCTTCTTGATGCGTCGAGCAGGCTCGAGCGGCGCCTGCTCGAGGACTGGATCGAGCGGCACCGCCCCGCCGGGGCGACCTACGAGGTGGTCGACATCCCGCCCTCGCGGCGCCGGCGCAGGCGCATCGACGGCCGCCTCGAGTCGTGCGTCGCCTCCGAGGGCGATCCGCTGATGGCGCCGCTGCGCGTCGCGTGGGAGCGGAAGAAGGTCGACGGCGTGCGCGAGAACCCGCTGCGCGAGCTGCTCACCGTCGGCGACCCGCGCGACCCGGGGCCGCTGCGCCAGCACGTCATCCTGCGTCGCCATCCCGAGCGCTGCATGATCGTCGCCGCCGAGCCCGCACCACTTTCGGCGCTGCGCGAGCGCTGGCGGCAGGCGGGCGGCTTCGACCCGACGCACACCACGGGGCTCGCGGACTTCGTCTGGCGCCAGGCGACGCTCGCGCTCGAGCGCGCGGAGCGGCGGCTGCGCGGCGCGCGCTACAAGGTGCCGAAGCTCGTCCACGAGGACATTCTCGCGCGGCCGGCGTTCCGCGCCGGCGTCGCCCGGCTCGCGCGCGAGACCGGCAAGAGCGAGGCGACCGTCGAGCGCGAGGCGCGCCGCTACCTGCGCGAGATCGCGGCGACCCACAGCCCGCACGTCATCGACCTCACCGCGCATCTCATCCACCTGCTCTACACGCAGGCCTATGGCGAGGCGCTGCACTACGACCGCGAGCGGCTGCGCGAGCTCTACGGGCTGACGCAGCGCTACCCGGTGGTCTTCCTGCCGTCGCACAAGTCGAACCTCGACCACCTGGTCCTGCAGTACGCGCTGCACGAGAACGGCCACCCGCCGAACCACACCGCGGGCGGCATCAACATGAACTTCTTCCCGGTGGGGCCGCTCGTGCGACGCAGCGGCGTGTTCTTCATCCGCCGGACGTTCAAGGACAACCCGGTCTACAAGTTCGTCCTGCGCCAGTACATCGACTACCTGATCGAGAAGCGCTTCTCGCTCGAGTGGTACATCGAGGGCGGACGCTCGCGCTCGGGCAAGATGCTGCCGCCGCGGCTCGGCCTCCTCGCCTACGTGGTCGACGCCTACCGGCGCGGCAAGGCGGAGGACGTCTTCCTGATCCCGGTGTCGATCGCCTACGACCAGATCCAGGACGTCGGCGACTACGTCGCGGAGCAGCGCGGCGCCGCCAAGCAAAAAGAAAGCTTCGGCTGGTTCCTGAAGATCCTGCGCTCGCTGCGCCGGCGCTTCGGCGACATCCACATCAACTTCGGCGAGCCGCTGTCGCTGCGCGCGGCGCTCGGGCTCCCCGAGCCCGGCACGGAGCCCAACCCCGACGAGCAGAGCCTCGCGCTGCAGAAGCTCGCCTTCGAGGTCGCGGTGCGCATCAACCGCGTGACGCCGATCACGCCGACCTCGCTGGTGACGCTCGCGCTGCTCGGCGTCGGCGACCGCGCGCTGACCCTCGCCGAGGTCTGCGACGTGCTGCGCGACCTGCTGGTCTACGTCTGCAAGCGTCGCTTGCCGATGACCGAAGAGCACGCGCTCGATACGCCGGAGGACGTGCGGCGCGCGCTCGGCGCGCTGGTCGAGAGCGGCGTCGTCGCCTGCTTCGACGAGGGACCCGAGGCGGTCTACGTCATCGGTCCCGACCAGCACCTGACCGCGGCGTACTACCGCAACACGATCATCCACTTCTTCGTCAACGCGGCGATCGTCGAGCTCTCGCTGCTGCACGCGGCGGAGCGCGACGTCGAGGACGCGTGCGCGGAGTTCTACGAGGAGGCGCTGCGGCTGCGCGACCTTCTGAAGTTCGAGTTCTTCTTCTCCGAGAAGGACGCGTTCCGCGCCGAGCTCGCGCAGGAGCTCGCGCTGCACGACCCGGCCTGGGAGCAGGAGCTCGCGATCGGCGGCGCCGAGGTGAGGGGGCTCCTGCGCAAGATCCAGCCGCTGGTCGCGCACCGCGTGCTGCGGCCCTTCCTCGAGGCCTACCAGGTGGTCGGCGACGCGCTGACGCGGCTCGCGCCCGACGCGCCGTTCGACGAGGACGAGTTCCTCAAGGACTGCCTCGCGCTCGGCAAGCAGTACCAGCTGCAGCGCCGCATCCGCAGCGCCGAGTCGGTGTCGCGGGTGCTCTTCCAGACCGCGCTCAGCCTTGCGCGCAACCGCGACCTGGTCGATTCTAGCGGCCCCGATCTGGCTGGTCGCCGCGCGGTGTTTGCCGAGGAGATTCGCGGAGCGATCCGGCGCGTCGACGCGATCGACGCGATGGACGCGGCGCGCCGCGCGGGCTTCGCGGACTAG
- a CDS encoding long-chain-fatty-acid--CoA ligase, producing the protein MLRLHDPFDFRVRETPDAEFAVHGARRITYGEAAERVNRLANALLASGLRRGDRVAYLAKNGIEYAIMYYGASKAGVVPVPLNYRLAPPEWSYIVNDAQAKLLVARGEYVAAIDSVRGELKTVERCIAQEAPAVPSGWDDYEKFLGSAPATPPDVYVEASDDVYQMYTSGTTGRPKGAVLTHGAVSAQLTQASFALDSAPGERSLIVAPMYHAAAALMTFSSIWHGGSLFIQEDFDPKAVVQAMSEEKIGRALLVPAMIQACLVMVPDVADRQYADLRYIAYGASPISEATLRRAIEVFKCDFLQGYGMTETTAAVTYLLPSDHRRALAGEPELLLSAGRAMVGTEVRVVDAEDRPVPPGTVGEVVARGPQLMRGYWNLPEASKEALRGGWMHTGDAGRMDERGYLYISDRVKDMIVSGGENVYPREVEEVLYQHPAVADVAVIGVPDEKWGEAVKAIVVLREGAKPDAADIIEFCRGKLAGYKRPQSVDFVDVLPRNPSGKVLKRELREPYWKGHTRRVS; encoded by the coding sequence ATGCTGCGATTGCACGATCCTTTCGACTTCCGGGTGCGCGAGACGCCCGATGCGGAGTTCGCCGTCCACGGCGCGCGCCGCATCACGTACGGCGAGGCCGCCGAGCGCGTGAACCGTCTCGCCAACGCGCTGCTCGCCTCCGGGCTGCGTCGCGGCGACCGCGTCGCGTACCTCGCGAAGAACGGCATCGAGTACGCGATCATGTACTACGGCGCGTCGAAGGCGGGCGTCGTGCCGGTGCCGCTCAACTACCGCCTCGCACCGCCCGAGTGGAGCTACATCGTCAACGACGCGCAGGCGAAGCTGCTGGTCGCGCGCGGCGAGTACGTCGCGGCGATCGACTCCGTGCGCGGCGAGCTCAAGACGGTCGAGCGCTGCATCGCGCAGGAGGCGCCCGCGGTGCCGAGCGGCTGGGACGACTACGAGAAGTTCCTGGGAAGCGCGCCCGCGACGCCGCCCGACGTGTACGTCGAGGCGAGCGACGACGTCTACCAGATGTACACCAGCGGCACGACGGGCCGTCCGAAGGGCGCGGTGCTGACGCACGGCGCGGTGTCGGCGCAGCTCACGCAGGCGTCGTTCGCGCTCGACAGCGCGCCGGGCGAGCGCTCGCTGATCGTCGCGCCGATGTACCACGCGGCCGCCGCGCTGATGACGTTCAGCAGCATCTGGCACGGCGGCTCGCTCTTCATCCAGGAGGACTTCGACCCGAAGGCCGTCGTGCAGGCGATGAGCGAGGAGAAGATCGGGCGCGCGCTGCTCGTCCCGGCGATGATCCAGGCCTGCCTGGTGATGGTGCCGGACGTCGCCGATCGTCAGTATGCGGATCTGCGCTACATCGCGTACGGCGCGTCGCCGATCTCGGAGGCGACGCTGCGGCGCGCGATCGAGGTCTTCAAGTGCGACTTCCTGCAGGGCTACGGCATGACCGAGACCACCGCGGCGGTGACCTACCTGCTGCCGTCCGACCATCGCCGCGCGCTCGCCGGTGAGCCCGAGCTGCTGCTGTCGGCCGGTCGCGCGATGGTCGGCACCGAGGTGCGCGTCGTCGACGCGGAGGATCGCCCGGTGCCGCCGGGCACCGTCGGCGAGGTGGTCGCGCGCGGACCGCAGCTCATGCGCGGCTACTGGAACCTGCCGGAGGCGTCGAAGGAGGCGCTGCGCGGCGGCTGGATGCACACCGGCGACGCCGGTCGCATGGACGAGCGCGGCTACCTCTACATCTCCGACCGCGTCAAGGACATGATCGTCTCGGGCGGCGAGAACGTCTACCCGCGCGAGGTCGAGGAGGTCCTCTACCAGCACCCGGCGGTCGCCGACGTCGCGGTGATCGGCGTGCCCGACGAGAAGTGGGGCGAGGCCGTGAAGGCGATCGTCGTCCTGCGCGAGGGCGCGAAGCCCGACGCCGCGGACATCATCGAGTTCTGCCGCGGCAAGCTCGCCGGCTACAAGCGTCCGCAGTCGGTCGACTTCGTCGACGTGCTGCCGCGCAACCCGAGCGGCAAGGTGCTCAAACGCGAGCTGCGCGAGCCCTACTGGAAGGGCCATACGCGGCGCGTGTCGTGA
- a CDS encoding D-2-hydroxyacid dehydrogenase has product MRIVVLDGYTLNPGDNPWDELAALGDLQVHDRSARDEVVPRARGAEIVLTNKTVLDRAVLEQLPELRFIAVLATGYNVVDVAAARERGVLVSNVPEYGTDSVAQHTLALLLELAQRVGEHDAAVHAGEWQRCPDFSFWHQPPLELAGLTCGIVGFGRIGRRVGELVHALGMRVVASARPGGAAREAPAWPDFAWLPVEELFAQADVVTLHCPLTADNARFVDDALLGRMKRTALLINTARGALVDEHALARALREGTIAGAALDVVSEEPIRADNPLLDAPNLILTPHMAWASLAARRRLMATTVANVRAFLAGSPINLVG; this is encoded by the coding sequence GTGAGAATCGTCGTCCTCGACGGCTACACGCTCAACCCCGGCGACAACCCCTGGGACGAGCTCGCGGCGCTCGGCGACCTCCAGGTCCACGACCGCAGCGCGCGCGACGAGGTCGTGCCGCGGGCGCGCGGGGCGGAGATCGTGCTGACCAACAAGACGGTGCTCGACCGCGCGGTGCTCGAGCAGCTTCCCGAGCTGCGCTTCATCGCCGTGCTCGCGACCGGCTACAACGTGGTCGACGTCGCGGCGGCGCGCGAGCGCGGCGTGCTGGTCTCGAACGTGCCCGAGTACGGCACCGACTCGGTCGCGCAGCACACGCTGGCGCTGCTGCTCGAGCTCGCGCAACGGGTCGGCGAGCACGACGCCGCGGTGCACGCCGGCGAGTGGCAGCGCTGTCCGGACTTCTCCTTCTGGCACCAGCCGCCGCTCGAGCTCGCCGGGCTCACCTGCGGGATCGTCGGCTTCGGACGCATCGGACGGCGCGTCGGCGAGCTCGTGCACGCGCTCGGCATGCGCGTCGTCGCGAGCGCGCGTCCGGGCGGGGCGGCGCGGGAGGCGCCGGCGTGGCCGGACTTCGCCTGGCTGCCGGTCGAGGAGCTCTTCGCGCAGGCGGACGTCGTGACGCTGCACTGTCCGCTCACCGCCGACAACGCGCGCTTCGTCGACGACGCGCTGCTCGGCCGCATGAAGCGCACGGCGCTGCTCATCAACACGGCGCGCGGCGCTCTCGTCGACGAGCACGCGCTCGCGCGCGCGCTGCGCGAGGGAACGATCGCCGGCGCGGCGCTCGACGTCGTCTCGGAGGAGCCGATCCGCGCCGACAATCCGCTGCTCGACGCTCCGAATCTGATCTTGACGCCGCACATGGCGTGGGCGAGCCTCGCGGCGCGCCGGCGGCTCATGGCGACGACGGTCGCGAACGTGCGCGCGTTCCTCGCCGGCTCGCCGATCAACCTGGTCGGCTGA
- a CDS encoding DsbA family protein, whose protein sequence is MQLVRLIVHSDYLCPWCYNAAVRLHRLERESGGDVQIVWRSYLLRPVPDPKRTLESFRAYTRSWLRPASEPDAATFRVWEGDAGPPSHSVPPHLAAKAAASLGAQQFERMHLALLEAYFAHSRDITDRATLRAIWNEQGLPDEEFARVDEPRFLEQTLAEHDEAVRLGVNGVPAARIEGSDAFVTGAYPIEMYRRWIERARAGLAG, encoded by the coding sequence GTGCAGCTCGTGCGGCTGATCGTGCACTCCGACTACCTCTGCCCGTGGTGCTACAACGCGGCGGTCCGGCTGCACCGGCTCGAGCGCGAGAGCGGCGGCGACGTGCAGATCGTGTGGCGCAGCTACCTGCTCCGCCCCGTGCCCGACCCCAAGCGGACGCTCGAGAGCTTCCGCGCCTACACGCGCTCGTGGCTGCGTCCCGCGTCCGAGCCCGACGCCGCGACCTTCCGCGTCTGGGAGGGCGACGCCGGACCGCCGTCGCACAGCGTGCCGCCGCACCTCGCAGCGAAGGCCGCCGCCTCGCTCGGCGCGCAGCAGTTCGAGCGCATGCACCTCGCGCTGCTCGAGGCGTACTTCGCGCACAGCCGCGACATCACCGACCGCGCGACGCTGCGCGCGATCTGGAACGAGCAAGGCCTGCCGGACGAGGAGTTCGCGCGCGTCGACGAGCCGCGCTTCCTCGAGCAGACGCTCGCCGAGCACGACGAGGCGGTCCGCCTCGGCGTGAACGGCGTGCCCGCGGCGCGCATCGAGGGCAGCGACGCGTTCGTCACCGGCGCCTATCCGATCGAGATGTACCGGCGCTGGATCGAGCGGGCGCGCGCCGGACTGGCCGGCTGA
- a CDS encoding MFS transporter — MGSSPEVMPPRATANASVEAGEMTPYLWALLAMLASATFFDGFDAAILATVAPFVKDQYGLDDGAWGLVVSIARIGAVISFFVLVFADRYGRRLLITLTILGYALFTGLTAMSSTIAEFTFYQLCARIFLAAEFALSLIIIGEEYPTRWRGFGIALLSGVAAVGTIVAFLAAGWVLAHYDWRAMYLIGLVPLGLIFFFRLGMKETRRFEEVARERGTQTWRQMWDHLKVPFEPQYRACTLLVTLIWNCNHLVTSPATTFWTIHAARNLGYSAAQYGAVVAVGYLAGFALGSPLAGYLMNRLGRRITCAGFYMTAAVAIFALFWIESPDMLLQMTLMSVTVVSFLGANAATNTYATELFPTAIRATGYSWTTNLFGRVMEFATPALIGALAVEIGIPGAVGLMAIGPICGALYVLWRAPETRGMTLEEIEAGLGVARH, encoded by the coding sequence ATGGGCAGCTCCCCCGAAGTGATGCCCCCGCGCGCGACCGCGAACGCCAGCGTCGAAGCCGGCGAGATGACGCCCTACCTGTGGGCTCTGCTCGCGATGCTCGCCTCGGCGACGTTCTTCGACGGCTTCGACGCCGCGATCCTCGCCACCGTCGCGCCCTTCGTGAAGGACCAGTACGGGCTCGACGACGGCGCCTGGGGGCTCGTCGTCAGCATCGCGCGCATCGGCGCGGTGATCTCGTTCTTCGTGCTGGTGTTCGCCGACCGCTACGGGCGTCGTCTGCTGATCACGCTGACGATCCTCGGCTACGCGCTGTTCACCGGCCTCACCGCGATGTCGAGCACGATCGCGGAGTTCACCTTCTACCAGCTCTGCGCGCGCATCTTCCTCGCCGCCGAGTTCGCGCTGTCGCTGATCATCATCGGCGAGGAGTACCCGACGCGCTGGCGCGGCTTCGGCATCGCGCTGCTCTCGGGCGTGGCGGCGGTCGGGACGATCGTCGCGTTCCTCGCCGCCGGCTGGGTGCTCGCGCACTACGACTGGCGCGCGATGTACCTGATCGGGCTCGTCCCGCTCGGCCTCATCTTCTTCTTCCGGCTCGGCATGAAGGAGACGCGGCGCTTCGAGGAGGTGGCGCGCGAGCGCGGCACGCAGACGTGGCGTCAGATGTGGGACCACCTCAAGGTGCCGTTCGAGCCGCAGTACCGCGCGTGCACGCTGCTCGTCACGCTGATCTGGAACTGCAACCACCTGGTGACGTCGCCCGCGACGACGTTCTGGACGATCCACGCCGCGCGCAACCTGGGCTACAGCGCGGCGCAGTACGGCGCGGTGGTGGCGGTCGGCTACCTCGCGGGCTTCGCGCTCGGCTCGCCGCTCGCGGGCTACCTGATGAACCGCCTCGGGCGGCGCATCACGTGCGCCGGCTTCTACATGACGGCGGCGGTCGCGATCTTCGCGCTGTTCTGGATCGAGAGCCCGGACATGCTGCTGCAGATGACGCTCATGTCGGTGACGGTCGTGAGCTTTCTCGGCGCCAACGCCGCGACCAACACGTACGCGACCGAGCTCTTCCCGACCGCGATCCGCGCGACCGGGTACAGCTGGACGACCAACCTGTTCGGCCGCGTGATGGAGTTCGCGACCCCGGCGCTGATCGGCGCGCTGGCGGTCGAGATCGGCATTCCGGGCGCGGTCGGCCTGATGGCGATCGGGCCGATCTGCGGCGCGCTCTACGTGCTCTGGCGGGCGCCCGAGACGCGCGGCATGACCCTCGAGGAGATCGAAGCTGGACTCGGCGTCGCTCGTCATTAG
- a CDS encoding solute carrier family 23 protein → MPGPIRPKDLIYALDERPPLPQLVLLGFQHVAYIIPYLVIIALIVRASGESLDVAHNALSLGMIALGAMTVLQSLDLKIVGSGFLAPPVVSAIYLPPCLTAAHAGGLSLVCGMIVVAGLVEAAFAWVILNLRQVFPPVISGFIVLAVGHELGFIGVKSFLDVAAADQAPFGAHIAVALLTLAFMVGFSVWGRGLVRLFCTLNGLILGWIAALLLGAVPEREMAHVAKVPWLALPDPSFLSYSVDLDLLPPFVIACIAAALRVTGVITTCEKINDAGWTRPDYRRIRGGIVADGLGCALGGALGAPGLSAGPSLVGVEKTTGATSRVIAWAIAGWFVVLSFFPKVSASLLAMPMSVIGAALVFSASFMVVAGIQIITSRPVTLRTTFIVGLSLLFSVSRSLFPAFFDDLPEALHALTGSIVSLAVLLSVGLNLIFMPGRRRTLVATVGGEGLPARDIEHVLREEAEQLEVPAAALERAAATVRELSEILTAGQHAQGPITAKVSYDDLDLVVELEYEGTLPYIASEQDPGREMIEEQSFALGLSGFLSGVFPDRMQRSSDGRRCRIRLTFYA, encoded by the coding sequence ATGCCCGGCCCGATTCGTCCCAAGGATCTGATCTACGCGCTCGACGAGCGCCCGCCGCTGCCGCAGCTCGTGCTGCTCGGCTTCCAGCACGTCGCGTACATCATCCCCTACCTGGTCATCATCGCGCTGATCGTGCGGGCGTCTGGCGAGTCGCTCGACGTCGCGCACAACGCGCTGAGCCTCGGCATGATCGCGCTCGGCGCGATGACCGTCCTGCAGAGCCTCGATCTCAAGATCGTCGGCTCGGGCTTCCTCGCCCCGCCGGTGGTGTCGGCGATCTATCTGCCGCCGTGTCTCACCGCGGCGCACGCCGGCGGGCTCTCGCTCGTGTGCGGGATGATCGTCGTCGCGGGGCTCGTCGAGGCGGCGTTCGCGTGGGTGATCCTCAACCTGCGTCAGGTGTTCCCGCCGGTGATCTCGGGCTTCATCGTGCTCGCGGTCGGGCACGAGCTCGGCTTCATCGGCGTCAAGAGCTTCCTCGACGTCGCCGCCGCGGACCAGGCGCCATTCGGCGCGCACATCGCGGTCGCGCTGCTGACGCTCGCCTTCATGGTCGGCTTCAGCGTGTGGGGACGTGGCCTCGTGCGCCTGTTCTGCACGCTGAACGGCCTGATCCTCGGCTGGATCGCGGCGCTCCTCCTCGGCGCCGTGCCCGAGCGTGAGATGGCGCACGTCGCGAAGGTTCCCTGGCTCGCGCTGCCCGATCCGAGCTTCCTCTCCTACTCGGTCGACCTCGACCTGCTGCCGCCGTTCGTGATCGCCTGCATCGCCGCGGCGCTGCGCGTGACCGGCGTGATCACGACCTGCGAGAAGATCAACGACGCCGGCTGGACGCGTCCCGACTACCGACGCATCCGCGGCGGCATCGTCGCCGACGGGCTCGGCTGCGCGCTCGGCGGCGCGCTCGGCGCGCCTGGCCTGAGCGCCGGGCCGTCGCTGGTCGGCGTCGAGAAGACGACCGGCGCGACGAGCCGCGTGATCGCCTGGGCGATCGCCGGGTGGTTCGTGGTGCTGTCGTTCTTCCCGAAGGTGTCGGCTTCGCTGCTCGCGATGCCGATGTCGGTGATCGGCGCGGCGCTCGTCTTCAGCGCGAGCTTCATGGTCGTCGCGGGGATCCAGATCATCACGTCGCGGCCGGTGACGCTGCGCACGACGTTCATCGTCGGGCTGTCGCTGCTGTTCTCCGTCAGCCGCTCGCTCTTCCCCGCGTTCTTCGACGATCTGCCGGAGGCGCTGCACGCGCTGACGGGCTCGATCGTCTCGCTCGCCGTGCTGCTCTCGGTGGGCCTCAACCTGATCTTCATGCCGGGCAGGCGGCGGACGCTGGTCGCAACCGTCGGCGGCGAGGGCCTTCCGGCGCGGGACATCGAGCACGTCCTGCGCGAGGAGGCCGAGCAGCTCGAGGTGCCGGCGGCGGCGCTCGAGCGCGCGGCGGCGACGGTCCGCGAGCTCAGCGAGATCCTCACGGCCGGGCAGCACGCGCAGGGACCGATCACGGCGAAGGTGTCCTACGACGACCTCGATCTGGTCGTCGAGCTCGAGTACGAGGGCACGCTGCCCTACATCGCGTCCGAGCAGGACCCGGGACGCGAGATGATCGAGGAGCAGAGCTTCGCGCTCGGCCTGTCGGGCTTCCTGAGCGGCGTGTTCCCCGACCGCATGCAGCGCTCGTCGGACGGCCGGCGCTGCCGGATCCGGCTCACCTTCTATGCTTGA